A stretch of Coriobacteriia bacterium DNA encodes these proteins:
- the carA gene encoding glutamine-hydrolyzing carbamoyl-phosphate synthase small subunit — protein MNPLVDDGSTPRALLALEDGSTFLGWAAGAEGETFGEIVFNTSMVGYQEIVSDPSYAGQIVTLTYPQVGNYGVTDLDVQSDVLHLRGLVVHDMCRTPSNWRSQGSLPDMLKKRGVVAIEGIDTRALTLTIRDKGAMRAAISTTDLDPTSLVARVQAAPRISEHNFVPDVSPSEPVTHPAQGERRFKVVAYDCGEKLGILKNMTKLGCEVTAVPWDTPAEKVLEMDPDGVFFSNGPGDPEQVGPTAQAARELLGKKPIFGICLGNQLLSIAAGGQIEKLPYGHHGGNEPVMNLLTGKVEITAQNHNYGLVFDESFGPIVPELSGGRTEHVADLREWSRAGIAPVVQNERYGRIRLTHVNLNDGTPEGIQFLDVPAFSVQYHPESCPGPVDASYIFTSFCRLMEGQRDDYLAIDVREGRRF, from the coding sequence GTGAACCCGCTGGTAGATGATGGTTCGACCCCCCGCGCCCTGCTTGCTCTCGAAGACGGATCCACGTTTTTGGGCTGGGCGGCAGGCGCCGAGGGCGAGACGTTCGGCGAGATCGTGTTCAACACGTCCATGGTGGGCTACCAGGAGATCGTGAGCGATCCTTCCTATGCCGGCCAGATCGTGACGCTGACCTACCCGCAGGTCGGCAACTACGGCGTCACCGACCTGGACGTCCAGAGCGACGTGCTGCACCTGCGCGGCCTCGTCGTGCACGACATGTGCCGCACGCCGAGCAACTGGCGCAGCCAGGGCAGCCTGCCCGACATGCTCAAGAAGCGCGGCGTCGTCGCCATCGAGGGCATCGACACGCGCGCCCTCACGCTGACGATCCGCGACAAGGGCGCCATGCGCGCGGCCATCTCGACGACCGACCTCGACCCGACAAGCCTCGTCGCCCGTGTCCAGGCCGCCCCGCGCATCTCGGAACACAACTTCGTGCCCGACGTGTCACCCAGCGAACCTGTGACGCACCCGGCTCAGGGCGAGCGTCGCTTCAAGGTCGTGGCCTACGACTGCGGCGAGAAGCTCGGCATCCTCAAGAACATGACGAAGCTCGGCTGCGAGGTCACAGCCGTGCCGTGGGACACGCCTGCCGAGAAGGTGCTGGAGATGGACCCCGACGGCGTGTTCTTCTCCAACGGCCCAGGTGACCCCGAGCAGGTCGGCCCCACGGCCCAGGCTGCCCGCGAGCTGCTAGGCAAGAAGCCGATCTTCGGCATCTGCCTGGGCAACCAGCTGCTCTCCATCGCAGCCGGCGGCCAGATCGAGAAGCTGCCCTACGGCCACCACGGTGGCAACGAGCCCGTCATGAACCTGCTGACGGGCAAGGTCGAGATCACGGCCCAGAACCACAACTACGGCCTCGTGTTCGATGAGTCGTTCGGTCCCATCGTGCCCGAGCTGTCCGGCGGTCGCACGGAGCACGTCGCCGACCTGCGCGAGTGGTCGCGCGCCGGCATCGCGCCCGTCGTTCAGAACGAACGTTACGGCCGCATCCGCCTCACGCACGTCAACCTCAACGACGGCACGCCCGAGGGCATCCAGTTCCTCGACGTCCCGGCGTTCTCCGTGCAGTACCACCCCGAGTCGTGCCCCGGCCCCGTCGACGCGAGCTACATCTTCACGTCGTTCTGCCGCCTGATGGAGGGCCAGCGCGACGACTACCTTGCCATCGACGTCCGCGAAGGGAGGCGCTTCTAG
- the carB gene encoding carbamoyl-phosphate synthase large subunit, whose amino-acid sequence MPRRSDIKKILVIGSGPIVIGQACEFDYSGTQACRALRAEGYEVVLVNSNPATIMTDPDTADRTYIEPITVEAVSQVIEKERPDALLPNMGGQTSLNCAVALGDAGVLEKYGVEVIGCDLNSIRTGEDRELFAEAMKDIGLSVARSGFCYSMADAERVAEEIGFPLVVRPSFTLGGAGGGMAYDMKQLRDIVEQGLDLSANHEVLVEQSLEGWKEIEMEVMRDRAGNGIIICSIENLDPMGVHTGDSITVAPCQTLSDVELQRLRDYSLAILERVGVATGGSNVQFAVNPDDGRVVVIEMNPRVSRSSALASKATGFPIAKAAALLAVGYTLDEITNDITRVTPACFEPSIDYCVVKVPRFAFEKFKGTDETLTTRMKSVGEVMSIGRTFEEALEKAFRSLEQGHAGLGADGKDDFDEARFRELLSRPTPERLFYVAEALRRDWDVDDIFELTHIDRWFLDRMLDLVRAERRIAELGLDGLDAERMLQAKSLGFSDVQIAHLTGSDEDSVRARRKELGVLPVIKTVDTCAGEFPARTSYHYKTYQVGGATEFHEADKPRAVILSAGPNRIGQGIEFDYCCVHAAYALSAKGYETVMVNCNPETVSTDYDTSDRLYFEPLTFEDVMDIVELEKPAGVICTLGGQTPINLAARLHKAGVPIMGTQPDALDLAEDRERFSELLDQLDIAYPPSSTAETYDEAVDVAKRIGFPLLVRPSYVLGGRGMAIVYDTKSLRGYMDEAAHVSPDHPVYLDAFLEDAIELDVDALCDDHECYVGAVLEHIEECGIHSGDSACCTPPFTLSDKIVERVRDVTRRLALACHVVGLLNVQYAVKDEQIFVIELNPRASRTVPFDSKATGVPLAKYAARIMAGEKIADLNLPAEGRELGYYAVKEAVMPWGRFPGANVVLGPEMKSTGEVMGVAESFPAAYAKTQLAIDYSLPTGGTAFISVCDRDKRAIAPIARDLANLGFKIVATSGTAKTLRAAGIACETTRRMSEMHPNIGDAIASGEISLMINTPRGQDTRSDGFLLRSEAVRHGLCYMTTMSAATALVQAIQTVQHTALPVYALQDLATLANH is encoded by the coding sequence GTGCCGCGTCGCAGTGACATCAAGAAGATCCTCGTCATCGGCTCCGGCCCCATCGTCATCGGCCAGGCGTGCGAGTTCGACTACTCGGGCACGCAGGCCTGCCGCGCGCTGCGCGCCGAGGGCTACGAGGTCGTGCTCGTCAACTCCAATCCCGCCACGATCATGACGGACCCCGACACGGCGGACCGCACGTACATCGAGCCCATCACCGTCGAGGCCGTCTCTCAGGTCATCGAGAAGGAGCGCCCCGACGCCCTGCTGCCGAACATGGGCGGCCAGACGTCGCTGAACTGCGCCGTTGCCCTGGGTGACGCCGGCGTTCTCGAGAAGTACGGCGTTGAGGTCATCGGCTGCGACCTCAACTCCATCCGTACCGGCGAGGACCGCGAGCTGTTCGCCGAGGCCATGAAGGACATCGGCCTATCCGTGGCCCGCAGCGGCTTCTGCTACTCCATGGCCGACGCCGAGCGCGTCGCCGAGGAGATCGGCTTCCCGCTCGTCGTGCGCCCGTCGTTCACGCTCGGCGGTGCCGGCGGCGGCATGGCCTACGACATGAAGCAGCTGCGCGACATCGTCGAGCAGGGCCTCGACCTCTCCGCCAACCACGAGGTGCTCGTTGAGCAGAGCCTCGAGGGGTGGAAGGAGATCGAGATGGAGGTGATGCGCGACCGCGCTGGCAACGGCATCATCATCTGCTCTATCGAGAACCTCGACCCCATGGGCGTGCACACGGGCGACTCCATCACCGTCGCGCCGTGCCAGACGCTCTCCGACGTCGAGCTGCAGCGCCTGCGCGACTACTCGCTCGCCATCCTCGAGCGCGTCGGCGTGGCCACAGGCGGCTCCAACGTGCAGTTCGCCGTCAACCCCGACGACGGCCGCGTCGTCGTCATCGAGATGAACCCGCGCGTCAGCCGCTCGTCGGCGCTCGCGTCCAAGGCGACGGGCTTCCCCATCGCCAAGGCGGCGGCCCTGCTCGCCGTCGGCTACACGCTCGACGAGATCACAAACGACATCACGCGCGTCACACCCGCCTGCTTCGAGCCGTCCATCGACTACTGCGTCGTCAAGGTGCCGCGCTTCGCGTTCGAGAAGTTCAAGGGCACGGACGAGACGCTCACGACGCGTATGAAGTCCGTCGGCGAGGTCATGTCCATCGGCCGCACGTTCGAAGAGGCGCTCGAGAAGGCCTTCCGCTCGCTGGAGCAGGGCCACGCCGGCCTGGGCGCAGACGGCAAGGACGACTTCGACGAGGCGCGCTTCCGCGAGCTGCTGAGCCGCCCGACGCCCGAGCGCCTGTTCTACGTGGCGGAGGCGCTGCGCCGCGACTGGGACGTCGACGACATCTTCGAGCTTACGCACATCGACCGCTGGTTCCTCGACCGTATGCTCGACCTCGTGCGCGCCGAGCGCCGCATCGCCGAGCTCGGCCTTGACGGCCTCGATGCCGAGCGCATGCTGCAGGCCAAGAGCCTCGGCTTCTCCGACGTGCAGATCGCCCACCTCACGGGCTCCGATGAGGACAGCGTGCGCGCGCGCCGCAAGGAACTCGGCGTGCTGCCCGTCATCAAGACCGTCGACACGTGCGCCGGCGAGTTCCCGGCCCGTACGAGCTACCACTACAAGACGTACCAGGTCGGCGGCGCCACCGAGTTCCACGAGGCGGACAAGCCCCGCGCCGTCATCCTGTCGGCCGGCCCCAACCGCATCGGCCAGGGCATCGAGTTCGACTATTGCTGCGTCCACGCGGCCTACGCGCTGTCGGCCAAGGGCTACGAGACCGTCATGGTCAACTGCAACCCCGAGACGGTGTCGACGGACTACGACACGTCCGACCGCCTGTACTTCGAGCCGCTGACGTTCGAGGACGTCATGGACATCGTCGAGCTCGAGAAGCCCGCCGGCGTCATCTGCACGCTCGGCGGTCAGACGCCCATCAACCTGGCCGCACGCCTGCACAAGGCCGGCGTGCCCATCATGGGGACGCAGCCCGACGCTCTCGACCTCGCCGAGGACCGCGAGCGCTTCAGCGAGCTGCTCGACCAGCTCGACATCGCCTACCCGCCGTCGTCGACGGCCGAGACGTACGACGAGGCAGTCGACGTCGCCAAGCGCATCGGCTTCCCGCTGCTCGTGCGCCCCAGCTACGTGCTGGGCGGCCGCGGCATGGCCATCGTGTACGACACGAAGAGCCTGCGCGGCTACATGGACGAGGCGGCGCACGTCTCGCCCGACCACCCCGTCTACCTCGACGCCTTCCTCGAGGACGCCATCGAGCTCGACGTGGACGCCCTATGCGACGACCACGAGTGCTACGTCGGCGCCGTGCTCGAGCACATCGAGGAGTGCGGCATCCACTCCGGTGACTCGGCCTGCTGCACGCCGCCGTTCACGCTGTCGGACAAGATCGTCGAGCGCGTGCGCGACGTGACGCGCCGCCTCGCGCTTGCCTGCCACGTCGTCGGCCTACTCAACGTGCAGTACGCGGTCAAGGACGAGCAGATCTTCGTCATCGAGCTCAACCCGCGCGCCAGCCGCACTGTGCCGTTCGACTCCAAGGCTACGGGCGTGCCGCTTGCCAAGTACGCCGCCCGCATCATGGCGGGGGAGAAGATCGCCGACCTCAACCTGCCGGCAGAGGGTCGCGAGCTCGGCTACTATGCCGTGAAGGAAGCCGTCATGCCCTGGGGCCGCTTCCCGGGCGCTAACGTCGTGCTCGGCCCCGAGATGAAGTCGACGGGCGAGGTCATGGGCGTGGCGGAAAGCTTCCCGGCCGCGTACGCCAAGACGCAGCTCGCCATCGACTACTCGCTGCCCACGGGCGGCACGGCGTTCATCTCCGTGTGCGATCGCGACAAGCGCGCCATCGCGCCCATCGCCCGTGACCTGGCCAACCTGGGCTTCAAGATCGTCGCGACGTCCGGCACGGCCAAGACGCTGCGTGCGGCCGGCATCGCGTGCGAGACGACGCGCCGTATGAGCGAGATGCACCCCAACATCGGCGACGCCATCGCCTCGGGCGAGATCTCGCTCATGATCAACACGCCGCGCGGCCAGGACACCCGCAGCGACGGCTTCCTGCTGCGCAGCGAGGCCGTGCGCCACGGGCTGTGCTACATGACGACCATGAGCGCCGCAACGGCCCTCGTGCAGGCCATTCAGACCGTGCAGCACACAGCACTGCCCGTCTACGCCCTGCAGGACCTCGCGACCCTCGCGAACCACTAG
- a CDS encoding aspartate carbamoyltransferase catalytic subunit has protein sequence MLSVRNLINTTDLTVDDIEQILTAAHTFEQVNSRAIKKLPTLRGRSIVNLFLEPSTRTKSSFELACKRLGADTLSVAGSSSSVVKGESLVDTIQTLDAMGVDMFICRAKFAGSPEIIARTTQARVINAGDGKHAHPTQALLDLYTIRKHLPSFEGLRVGIVGDCIHSRVVGSLAPALTKMGARVTLVGPHAFMPARPDVLGADFTDDLDAVLPELDVLYMLRVQSERLDGATLPSEREYRTLFGVDGKRFAHAKPTAIVMHPGPVMRGVELSSEVVDDARCVKNEQVNSGVSVRMAAIYLLLGGEANGISD, from the coding sequence ATGCTGAGCGTGCGCAACCTCATCAACACGACGGACCTCACCGTCGACGACATCGAGCAGATCCTCACGGCGGCGCACACGTTCGAGCAGGTGAACTCGCGCGCCATCAAAAAGCTACCCACGCTGCGCGGGCGCTCGATCGTCAACCTGTTCCTCGAGCCCTCGACGCGCACGAAGAGCTCGTTCGAGCTGGCGTGCAAGCGCCTGGGCGCCGACACGCTGTCCGTGGCCGGGTCTTCGTCGTCCGTCGTTAAGGGCGAGTCGCTCGTCGACACGATCCAGACGCTTGACGCCATGGGTGTCGACATGTTCATCTGCCGCGCCAAGTTCGCCGGCTCGCCCGAGATCATCGCCCGCACGACACAGGCGCGCGTCATCAACGCCGGCGACGGCAAGCACGCGCACCCCACGCAGGCCCTGCTCGACCTCTACACGATCCGCAAGCACCTGCCGAGCTTCGAAGGCCTGCGCGTCGGCATCGTCGGCGACTGCATCCACTCGCGCGTCGTGGGCTCGCTCGCTCCGGCGCTGACGAAGATGGGCGCCCGCGTCACGCTCGTTGGCCCGCACGCATTCATGCCGGCCCGCCCCGACGTGCTCGGCGCCGACTTCACGGACGACCTCGACGCCGTCCTGCCCGAGCTCGACGTCCTGTACATGCTGCGCGTCCAGAGCGAGCGCCTCGACGGGGCAACGCTGCCCTCCGAGCGCGAGTACCGCACGCTGTTCGGCGTGGACGGGAAGCGCTTTGCGCATGCCAAGCCGACGGCCATCGTCATGCACCCCGGTCCTGTCATGCGCGGCGTCGAGCTGAGCTCCGAGGTCGTTGACGACGCCCGCTGCGTCAAGAACGAGCAGGTCAACTCCGGCGTCTCCGTGCGTATGGCCGCCATCTACCTGCTGCTGGGAGGAGAAGCCAATGGCATATCTGATTAA
- a CDS encoding dihydroorotase: MAYLIKGARAVDPQVDLDAVVDVLLADDGTIAALGDAVQAPESCTVIDGAGKVLVPGLFDMHVHFRDPGQEYKETIEGGVRSAAKGGYTDVATMPNTNPVTDTGALIEFQRAKAQRAGLARVHPIGAITKGEKGEGLADIADMAAAGACAFSDDGRGVQLAGMMRSAMDYIAQFNLPVISHCQDESLVGHGVVNEGAVSTRLGLAGWPALGEEVQVDRDIEIARLTGCPFHAAHVTTAAGVAYVTRAKEEGADVTCEVCPHHLFLTEDDITDAYDTNYKMNPPLRTAQDAAELRAALCDGRIDCLVSDHAPHAPHEKDLEFERAPFGIVGLETELPLVLTHLVNPGLMTWQRLVEVTAINPRRICRLAPVRIEVGGEATLTLIDPHAPFTVTREFMAGSQSNTPFLGAELDGRATHAFVAGRAILENGEVVSQ, from the coding sequence ATGGCATATCTGATTAAGGGCGCCCGCGCCGTCGATCCGCAGGTCGACCTCGACGCCGTCGTTGACGTGCTGCTCGCTGACGACGGCACGATCGCCGCGCTCGGCGACGCCGTGCAGGCCCCCGAGAGCTGCACTGTCATCGACGGTGCCGGCAAGGTGCTTGTGCCCGGCCTGTTCGACATGCACGTCCACTTCCGCGACCCCGGCCAGGAGTACAAGGAGACGATCGAGGGCGGCGTGCGCTCGGCAGCCAAGGGCGGCTACACCGACGTCGCCACGATGCCTAACACAAACCCCGTCACGGATACGGGCGCGCTCATCGAGTTCCAGCGCGCCAAGGCTCAGCGCGCAGGCTTGGCGCGCGTGCACCCCATCGGCGCCATCACGAAGGGGGAGAAGGGCGAGGGCCTAGCCGACATCGCTGACATGGCTGCGGCTGGGGCCTGCGCGTTTTCCGACGACGGGCGCGGTGTGCAGCTTGCCGGCATGATGCGCTCCGCCATGGACTACATCGCCCAGTTCAACCTGCCCGTCATCTCGCACTGCCAGGACGAGTCGCTCGTCGGCCACGGCGTCGTCAACGAGGGTGCCGTCTCGACGCGCCTTGGCTTGGCGGGCTGGCCGGCGCTGGGCGAGGAAGTCCAGGTCGACCGCGACATCGAGATCGCCAGGCTCACGGGCTGCCCCTTCCACGCCGCCCACGTCACGACGGCGGCTGGTGTCGCCTACGTCACACGCGCCAAGGAGGAAGGCGCCGACGTCACGTGTGAGGTGTGCCCGCACCACCTGTTCCTCACCGAGGACGACATCACGGACGCCTACGACACGAACTACAAGATGAACCCGCCGCTGCGCACAGCACAGGACGCCGCGGAGCTGCGTGCGGCCCTGTGCGACGGGCGTATCGACTGCCTTGTGAGCGATCACGCGCCCCACGCGCCCCACGAGAAGGACCTCGAGTTCGAGCGCGCGCCGTTCGGCATCGTCGGCCTCGAGACGGAGCTTCCGCTCGTACTCACGCACCTCGTGAACCCCGGCCTCATGACCTGGCAGCGCCTCGTCGAGGTCACGGCTATCAACCCGCGTCGCATCTGCCGCCTCGCACCCGTGCGCATCGAGGTCGGCGGAGAGGCGACGCTCACGCTCATCGACCCGCACGCACCGTTCACCGTGACGCGCGAGTTCATGGCAGGATCGCAGTCCAACACGCCCTTCCTGGGCGCCGAGCTCGACGGCCGCGCGACGCACGCTTTCGTCGCCGGTCGCGCAATACTGGAGAACGGAGAGGTGGTGTCCCAGTGA